The Chlorocebus sabaeus isolate Y175 chromosome 1, mChlSab1.0.hap1, whole genome shotgun sequence genome includes a region encoding these proteins:
- the KCNA4 gene encoding potassium voltage-gated channel subfamily A member 4 yields the protein MEVAMVSAESSGCNSHMPYGYAAQARARERERLAHSRAAAAAAVAAATAAVEGSGGSGGGSHHHHQSRGACTSHDPQSSRGSRRRRRQRLEKKKAHHRQSSFPHCSDLMPSGSEEKILRELSEEEEDEEEEEEEEEEGRFYYSEDDHGDECSYTDLLPQDEGGGGYSSVRYSDCCERVVINVSGLRFETQMKTLAQFPETLLGDPEKRTQYFDPLRNEYFFDRNRPSFDAILYYYQSGGRLKRPVNVPFDIFTEEVKFYQLGEEALLKFREDEGFVREEEDRALPENEFKKQIWLLFEYPESSSPARGIAIVSVLVILISIVIFCLETLPEFRDDRDLVMALSAGGHGGLLNDTSAPHPENSGHTIFNDPFFIVETVCIVWFSFEFVVRCFACPSQALFFKNIMNIIDIVSILPYFITLGTDLAQQQGGGNGQQQQAMSFAILRIIRLVRVFRIFKLSRHSKGLQILGHTLRASMRELGLLIFFLFIGVILFSSAVYFAEADEPTTHFQSIPDAFWWAVVTMTTVGYGDMKPITVGGKIVGSLCAIAGVLTIALPVPVIVSNFNYFYHRETENEEQTQLTQNAVSCPYLPSNLLKKFRSSTSSSLGDKSEYLEMEEGVKESLCAKEEKCQGKGDDSETDKNNCSNAKAVETDV from the coding sequence ATGGAGGTTGCAATGGTGAGTGCGGAGAGCTCAGGGTGCAACAGTCACATGCCTTATGGTTATGCTGCCCAGGCCAGGGCCCGGGAGCGGGAGAGGCTTGCTCACTCCAGGgcagctgcagcagctgctgTTGCAGCAGCCACAGCTGCTGTTGAAGGTAGCGGGGGTTCTGGTGGGGggtcccaccaccaccaccagtcaCGTGGCGCCTGCACCTCCCATGACCCTCAGAGCAGCCGGGGTAGCCGGAGGAGGAGGCGACAGCGGCTTGAGAAGAAGAAAGCCCACCACCGGCAGAGCAGCTTCCCTCATTGCTCTGACCTGATGCCCAGTGGTTCTGAGGAGAAGATCCTGAGGGAGCtaagtgaggaggaggaagatgaggaggaagaggaggaggaagaagaggagggaagatTTTACTATAGTGAAGATGACCATGGGGATGAGTGTTCCTACACGGACCTGCTGCCTCAGGATGAGGGCGGTGGTGGCTACAGTTCAGTCCGCTACAGTGACTGTTGTGAACGTGTGGTGATAAATGTGTCAGGCCTACGCTTTGAGACCCAGATGAAAACTCTGGCCCAGTTTCCAGAGACTTTGTTGGGAGACCCTGAAAAGAGGACTCAGTACTTTGACCCTTTGCGCAATGAGTATTTTTTTGACAGGAACCGCCCCAGCTTTGATGCCATCTTATATTATTACCAATCAGGAGGCCGCCTGAAGAGGCCAGTCAATGTCCCCTTTGATATCTTCACTGAGGAGGTGAAGTTCTATCAGTTGGGGGAGGAGGCCCTGTTGAAGTTTCGGGAGGACGAGGGCTTTGTgagagaggaggaggacaggGCCCTCCCtgagaatgaatttaaaaagcagatttgGCTCCTCTTTGAATATCCAGAGAGCTCCAGTCCTGCAAGGGGCATAGCCATTGTGTCTGTCCTGGTCATCTTAATCTCCATTGTCATCTTTTGCCTGGAAACCTTGCCTGAGTTTAGGGACGACCGGGATCTCGTCATGGCACTGAGTGCTGGTGGGCACGGTGGGTTGTTGAATGACACTTCAGCACCCCACCCAGAGAACTCAGGGCACACAATATTCAATGACCCCTTCTTCATCGTGGAAACAGTCTGTATTGTATGGTTTTCCTTTGAGTTTGTGGTTCGCTGCTTTGCTTGTCCCAGCCAAGCACTCTTCTTCAAAAACATCATGAACATCATTGACATTGTCTCCATTTTGCCTTACTTCATCACACTGGGCACTGACCTGGCCCAGCAACAGGGGGGTGGCAATGGTCAGCAGCAGCAGGCCATGTCCTTTGCCATCCTCAGAATCATTCGTCTGGTCCGAGTATTCCGGATCTTCAAACTCTCCAGGCACTCCAAAGGCCTGCAGATCCTGGGCCACACCCTCAGAGCCAGCATGCGGGAACTGGGCCTTCTgatcttcttcctcttcattgGGGTCATCCTCTTTTCCAGCGCTGTGTATTTTGCAGAGGCGGATGAACCTACTACCCATTTCCAAAGCATCCCAGATGCATTTTGGTGGGCTGTGGTGACCATGACAACTGTGGGCTATGGGGACATGAAGCCCATCACTGTGGGGGGCAAGATTGTCGGGTCCCTGTGTGCCATTGCGGGTGTATTAACCATTGCTTTGCCAGTGCCAGTGATTGTCTCTAACTTTAACTATTTCTACCACAGAGAGACTGAAAATGAGGAACAGACACAGCTAACGCAGAATGCAGTCAGTTGCCCATACCTCCCCTCTAATTTGCTCAAGAAATTTCGGAGCTCTACTTCTTCTTCCCTGGGGGACAAGTCAGAGTATCTAGAGATGGAAGAAGGAGTTAAGGAATCTCTGTGTGCAAAGGAGGAGAAGTGTCAGGGAAAGGGGGATGACAGTGAGACAGATAAAAACAACTGTTCTAATGCAAAGGCTGTGGAGACTGATGTGTGa